Proteins from one Bacillota bacterium genomic window:
- the lgt gene encoding prolipoprotein diacylglyceryl transferase, whose protein sequence is MHPIAFSIRGFEIHIWGVLFALGFGLAILVGELNARRVGLPPWLYVESSLYIAVAAILGARLLYVALEWGHYAGQPWRMLNTREGGLSLYGGLTGGVLAVWLFTRLRRIPTGRFLDGGAPAIALGTAITRVGCFLEGCCWGVPTGGAWGFLTRFAPGLRHPAQLYEMVLDLVLFAVLWYLAPRLVRLPGQLFLLYVAGYSAIRFGVEFLRDVPHLWGWVTVTQPAALLAVAGSLGLAWYRRRRWRPGSPDTGVGGVTGGGGVT, encoded by the coding sequence GTGCATCCCATCGCTTTCAGCATCCGGGGATTTGAGATTCACATCTGGGGCGTTCTGTTCGCCCTGGGGTTCGGGCTGGCCATCTTAGTCGGCGAGTTGAACGCGCGCCGCGTGGGGCTACCCCCCTGGCTGTATGTGGAGTCCTCCCTGTACATCGCGGTGGCGGCCATCCTGGGCGCCCGGCTCCTCTACGTCGCCCTGGAGTGGGGGCACTACGCCGGGCAGCCCTGGCGCATGCTGAATACGCGCGAGGGTGGACTCTCCCTCTACGGAGGTCTGACAGGCGGGGTGCTGGCCGTCTGGTTGTTCACCCGCCTGCGCCGGATTCCCACCGGCCGCTTTCTGGACGGGGGTGCCCCCGCCATTGCCCTGGGCACGGCCATCACCCGCGTGGGGTGCTTCCTGGAGGGGTGCTGCTGGGGGGTCCCCACCGGGGGAGCCTGGGGGTTCCTCACCCGCTTCGCGCCCGGGCTGCGCCATCCCGCCCAGCTTTACGAGATGGTGCTGGACCTGGTGCTGTTCGCCGTGCTGTGGTACCTGGCCCCCCGTCTCGTCCGCCTGCCCGGCCAGCTCTTCCTGTTGTATGTGGCCGGTTACTCGGCCATCCGGTTCGGGGTCGAGTTCTTGAGGGATGTACCTCACCTGTGGGGCTGGGTAACGGTGACCCAGCCTGCTGCTCTGCTGGCGGTAGCGGGGAGTCTGGGGCTGGCGTGGTACCGCCGGCGGCGCTGGCGTCCCGGTTCACCCGACACCGGGGTCGGCGGGGTCACGGGAGGCGGGGGAGTCACATAA
- a CDS encoding dUTP diphosphatase (catalyzes the formation of dUMP from dUTP), producing MGSVGRRFEIVSAYRTRGVELPRRSTPGSAGYDLAAAEDTVVPPGGVALVPTGVKVYLPPGEFLALYIRSSLAVQRGLSLANGVAVIDADYADNPANEGHILLALCNRGPEPVTVRRGERVAQGIFQPYGLTDDDRPGPPRQGGLGSTGR from the coding sequence GTGGGGAGCGTGGGGCGCCGCTTCGAGATTGTTTCCGCATACCGGACCCGGGGGGTGGAGTTGCCCCGGCGGAGCACGCCCGGGTCGGCCGGATATGACCTGGCGGCGGCCGAGGATACCGTAGTGCCCCCGGGAGGGGTGGCCCTGGTGCCCACCGGGGTGAAGGTGTACCTGCCCCCGGGCGAGTTCCTGGCCCTGTACATAAGGTCCAGCCTGGCGGTGCAGCGGGGGTTGAGCCTGGCCAATGGGGTGGCAGTCATCGACGCCGATTACGCCGACAACCCCGCCAACGAGGGACACATCCTGCTTGCCCTGTGCAACCGCGGCCCGGAGCCGGTCACGGTGCGCAGGGGGGAGCGGGTGGCCCAGGGCATCTTCCAGCCTTACGGCCTCACGGACGACGACCGGCCGGGACCGCCCCGGCAGGGAGGGTTGGGCAGCACGGGCCGCTAG